In one Myotis daubentonii chromosome 1, mMyoDau2.1, whole genome shotgun sequence genomic region, the following are encoded:
- the LOC132217077 gene encoding small ribosomal subunit protein uS14-like, producing MGHQQLYWSHPRKFSQGPRSCRVCSNRHGLIRKYGLNVGRQCFRQYTKDIGFIKLD from the coding sequence ATGGGTCACCAGCAACTCTACTGGAGCCACCCGAGGAAATTCAGCCAAGGTCCTCGTTCTTGCCGCGTCTGCTCAAACCGCCACGGTCTGATCCGGAAGTACGGCCTCAACGTGGGCCGCCAGTGTTTCCGTCAGTACACGAAGGACATAGGCTTCATTAAGTTGGACTAA